Genomic segment of Agrobacterium larrymoorei:
TTCAATGGCTGCCGAACCATCTGGACGTGCTTGTGCAACTGATGGATCACCTGAAGCCGGGCGGCGTTTTGGCTGTGCAGATGCCGGATAATCTGGATGAGTCTTCGCACCGCTCGATGCGTGAGACGGCGGAGGCCGGGCCCTGGAAGCAGAGGTTCGCGGAGGCTGGACCGCAACGCAAGAAGCTGCCCTCGCCTGAAGAATACATCGACAGGCTTACGCCGAAATCATCGCGCGTCGATGTGTGGCACAGCATTTACAATCACCCCATGCAGAATGCGCAAGCCATCGTTGAATGGGTAAAAGGAACCGGGCTTCGCCCATTTCTGGATATTGCGGGAAGCGAGCATAGGGAGGCGTTTCTTGCCGATTATCTCCAGCGCATCGAAGCCGCTTACCCGCCACTTGCGGACGGGCGGCGGCTGTTGAGATTTCCGCGGTTGTTTGTCGTGGCGGTGAAGAAGTAGGTTTGGGAGGCGGCGAAGATAATCGACTTTCGGATTTCAACGCCCGTTGGGACACGCGTTGACTGCGCTCGCTATAGGGTGGAGATCGTGCATCCCACACCACCGTCATACAGGACTTGATCCGGTATCCAGTCAGACCAAGTCCTTGGTCTGAAAGACTCTGTTGACGCGCAGACGCGCGTCTGCTGGACCCCGCATCAAGTGCGGGGTGACGGGTGGGGGAACTGTTCTCGCCCCAAACTACCCTCGCAGTCTAAACCGGACGGCAAAGGGTCGGGCATCGGGCATCACCCTCACTTCCCCTCATTCATGAAACGCATAAACACGCAGGCGGTGGCCGTCTGGGTCGGTTGCGGTGAAGGTGTAGCCGAAGTCCATCAGTGTTGGTTTTTGCAGGATTGGCAGGCCCTTGGCGCTCCATTCCTCGTGGCAGGTGTCGACATCCGCGTCGCCGTCCACCTGAAACACCATCTCCGTACCGCTGCCCGTGGCCGAGACGGCAGGCTCTGCCGTGTGGCGGGACCAGAGGCCGAGTTTCATTCCGCTTTGCAGAATGAACATGGCGAAGGTATCCGATAGTTCCACCGGTTCTGCGCCAAGCAATTTGCCGTAGAAATCTGCGCTGATGCGTGGGTTTTCGACGAAAAGCACGGTGAAGTTAGGGTGTTTCATGGCTGGTCTCCTTTGTTGATGGGAAGACCCTAGCTGCCCCTACTGTCAGTTTGTGTCAGTATCCTTGCTGCGCGCCGTCATCATCTCACGCCAGCCTTTCAGCAGCACCTGCCGCCGCTTGGGGTAACGCGCACCCAGTGGCGTGAAGGTGTTGATGCGATCTGCGCGGAAGCTTCGGTAATCCTGCCGCAGCTCGCACCATGCCAGAACAACGCGCACCTGATCGAAAAAGGCCAGCGCAAAGGGCCAGATGGTACGGCTGCTGCTGCGGCCATTTTCGTCGCAATAGTCGATTTCGGTTCTGGATTGGCTACGAATGGCGGCGCGGATGGTCGCAAGGTCTATATGCGGCAGTTCTACCACCTTTCCCGGGCCAATGAGAAGCGTGGAGTTTTCCAGTTCCTCTGCCAATTCTTCCGGCAGAACGGCGGCGATCTTGGACAGCGCCGCGCGCGCTGAAGCCGCCATAGGTCCATCCGCACGCCCGGCCACCCAGCGTGAGCCAAGCACCAGCGCTTCTATCTCGGCTTCCGAAAACATCAGCGGGGGCAACAGATAACCGGGCCGCAGCACATAACCCACGCCCGCCTCGCCTTCTATATTGGCGCCCTGCGCCTGAAGCGTCGCGATATCGCGATAAAGCGTGCGCAGGCTGACGCCGGTTTTTTCCGCCAGATACACGCCGCTGACGGGGCTGCGGTGGTTGCGCAGCAATTGTAAAAGATCGAGCAGGCGTTGCGAGCGGGACAATCACTTCTCCGGGCCGTGGAAGCTGGCGGTTAACGGGCACGCCGATATTCTCATAAGCCTGCCTGTCGCCATGTGCAAACACCCGCCGAAACGTGAGGGTATTGAATATAACGATTCATCTTGCATTAGTTATTTATAGCAACCGCTTTTCAATAGAAGCCGAATACACTCCCGAACTACTTAAGGCCTGGGGAAACACATGCGCAACATTTGGCAGGATAAAGCGGGTAATTTCGGCGTTCTTACCGCGCTTCTCATTGTTCCTTTATTTGGAGCGGCAGGTGTGGCGCTGGATATCAGCCAGGCCATGGCCGTGAAGGAAGACCTGCAGCAGGCGGCGGACGCCGCAGCGCTTGCCGCCGTTGCCAAGATGTCTCCACAGGTGGAGGCCGCACGCAAGATGGCTGGCGATGGCACGATAGAGCTTCCCGAAGGAGAAGCCTTCAACTTCTTCAGCAGCGACAAGGTGGGCCGCGACGACTTCGATGTGGATAATGCCACGGTTTCCGTCGTGAAGAAGGGCAACGCCGTACTATCGTCAGTGCAGTTCAAAGCCACCGTCAAGACCACGCTCACCGCTCTGCTCGGTAAGGAATTCGTGACGGTCAGCGGCCAGGCGACAGCCAAGTACGAGACCGAAATGTACAGCGATTTCTATCTGTTGCTGGACAATACGCCTTCCATGGGCGTGGGGGCAACGCCTTCTGACGTGAAGACGCTGGTCGACAACACCAAGGACAAATGCGCCTTTGCCTGTCACGTCGTTAAGGACGGCGTAGCGGACAAGAACAGCTATTATTACCTCGCCAAGAATCTCGGCGTTACCACACGCATCAACGTGGTGGCGCAGGCAACTGCTGCCCTGATGGACACCGCGACATCGCTGCGCAAGACAAGCAACCAGTACCGCATGGCCGTGTACACCTTCGGTGAAAAGGCGGAGGATGCCAAGGTTCTGGAAGTCGTGCCGCTGACCACGGATCTTGCCACGGCCAAGAAAAAAGCGGCCACGATCGACCTCATGTCCATTCCCTATCAGGGCTATAACAACGACCAGCAGACAGACATCGACGGCGCGCTGACGCAGGTCGGCGCCAAAATGGGCACTGCCGGAGACGGCACCAGCACCGCAACTCCGGACAAGGTGGTATTCTTCGTTTCCGATGGCGTGGGCGACAGCTACAAGCCTTCGACATGCACGAAGAAAAGCACGGGTGGCCGCTGTCAGGAGCCAATCGACACCAAGTTCTGCACGGCGCTGAAGCAGAAGGGCTATCGCATCGCGGTTCTCTACACCACCTATCTGCCCCTGCCGACAAATGCCTGGTACAACACCTGGATCAGCCCGTTCCAGTCCCAGATTTCCACCAGGATGCAGGAGTGCGCAACGCCCGGCCTGTTCTTCGAAGTCAGCCCGACGCAGGGCATTACCGACGCCATGGCCGCGCTCTTCAAGCGGGTGATTACGGCGCCGCGTTTGACCAGCTGATAGCTGTTCAGCATGATATAGAATGTCATGCAAAGGGCGAGTATGGCTTACATACTCGCCCTTTGCCTATGTATCACGCGGCAGCAAACGAACGGCGGGATGGATTGGCGGGCTTGTCGTCGCGCCACCATTCACCGCGCTTCCAGGGGCTGGATCGAAGCTGATCCGCACCAATTCGCACCTTCCTCAGTCAAAACTTATGCAACCGGCTTGAACCGAACGTGGTTCGACACACTTAATAAAAGGACCCTCCTGCCCCGCATCTGACGGGGCCAACTCCCACAAAACGGAGAAACACCATGCAGACAGTGAACGCCTATGGCGCAAACATCCCGGCTCTGGGCTTCGGCACCTTTCGTATGCCGGAAGATGATGTGCACCGCATTTTGCCGCAAGCCCTGAAGCTCGGCTTCCGGCATGTGGACACGGCGCAGGTCTATAAGAACGAAGCGGCGGTAGGTGACGCCATCGCCAGTTCCGGCGTCGCACGCGGCGATATCTTCCTGACGACCAAGGTCTGGGTCGACCAGTACAAGCACGGTGATTTCATCCGATCCGTCGATGAAAGCCTGAAGAAGCTGAAGACGGATTACGTGGATCTTCTTCTGCTGCACTGGCCGAAGAGTGACGTGCCACTGGCAGAGCGCATCGGCGCGCTCAACGAAGTGCGCAACGCGGGCAAGGTGCGCAATATCGGCATTTCCAACTTCAACGTTGCGCTGATGGATGAATCCGTAAAGCTCTCCGATGCGCCAATCGCCAACAACCAGATCGAGTATCACCCCTATCTCGACCAGACCAAAGTCATCGAAGCCGCCCGCAAACACGGCATCTCGATCACCGCTTACTACCTGATGGCGGACGGCAAGGTTCCGCATGACGAGGTGCTCAAAGACATCGGCTCCAAGCACGGCAAGACGGCCGCCCAGATCGCGCTGCGCTGGGCCGTGCAGCAGCCGGATATCATTGCCCTCTCCAAAACCGCGACTGAAAGCCGCCTGAGCGAGAACTTCGATATCTTCCATTTCGAGCTTTCGGAAGAGGAAATGAAGGCGGTCTTCGCGCTGGCGAAGAAGGATGGCCGGATTGTCAATCCGGGTCATCTGGCACCGGAATGGGATGATTGATTGATAAGGTCTTCTCCGTCACTTCAGGTTAATTCTTTGGCATGGTGACGGGCAGCAGAAAGCCACGACCAGCCCACCCGTTGGGCTGGTCTGTTTCCGATAATCGGCTGGCGCCCGCGCCTTCCGATGGGAACTTGTCGAAAACGACCGCAACGTCTCTGTTGCCGTCAAACCCGAATTCACCACCAACGACATGCAACTGATGATCAAGCTTGCCTGCGCCGGGGCGGGCATCACTTTTGGCATGGAAGAAACCTTCCGCCCGTTCATCGAAAGCGGCCAGCTCATCTCGATGCTGGAAGACTACTCTCCAACCTTCGCAGGCTTCTATCGATACTACCCCAGCCGTAGAAATCTGGCGCCGAAGCTCAGGGCATTCATCGATCATGTGAGATTGCCGAGGGGTGGGTGATCTGCCGGGACGGCGGCAGACCACCGTTATGGTTGGAATTACTTCCGCATCGAAACCAGCGAAAAATAAGCGCCATGCGGGTCCTGGCAATTGGCGATCCAGCTGTCGCCGGGGACTGGCATTGGTCCGTTGATGACCTTGCCGCCGCCGGTGCTGACGCGGGTGATCGCGTCTTCCAGGCCATCGACGTTGAAGTAGTACCCCCAATGGCAGACGGGGACTTGGGGTAGGCGTTTCATGATGCCGCCGATGTCTTTGCCGTCATGACCGGCATAGCCAAAAATGCGGTATGGGCCCATTTCCCCCATGTCGAAATCGCGGTTCTTTACCCAGCCGAAGACATCGCCATAGAAGGCCATCGCGCGGTCCACGTCATCCGTAAACAGCTCGTTCCAGCCGACATGGCCGTTCATATTTTGCGGTTCCTTCGGGAAGCTGCCGCTGCCATCCATCGGTCGTGGCGTCATGATGCAAAGGACGGCACCGGAGGGGTCTGTCACGACAGCCATGCGTCCCACGTCCGGAATATCGAATGGCAGGCGCATGATCTTGCCGCCCTTTTCTTCGAAAAGCCTGGCGGAACCATCCACATCGTCCACCGCCACATAGCGGGTCCAGTTTGGCGGAATGCCTTCGGCCTTATGCTCTTCCGTCAGTTCCATCATGCCGCCGACGCCAACGCCGTTTGCTTCGAAAATCTTGTAACCCATCTCCGGTGAGCCGAAATCCTTCAGTTCCCAGCCGACGACATGGGCGTAGAACCGGCCGGCATCGTCCTTATCCGGCGTCATCAATTCCGCCCATATGTATTTTCCGTGGGTCTCAGACATTGGTTCACTCCCTGTTGGCGGCATGGTTGCCCGTATTTTATTTTCAGTTCACGCGATGGAATTCTGAAGACATGAACTCCTTGAAACTGCCATCCGGCTGGCGGGCGCTGCTTGCGAAGGTACGGTGATTATCGTCGTGCAATGTAATGACATCATGATAGAGCGCCATTTCGCCGCTGCCATCGAAACTCGGGCCTTCGGCCTCGAGTACCAGCGTCTTGCCATCCGGCTCCATCCAGCCCTTATAGATCCACAGATTGCTCATCATCGAGCCTACCCAGGAACCGACGAACTGGTTTTTCTTGGGATCGAAACCGAGGGTCATAACTGCCGTCATCGGAGATTCATCCGGCATGCGGCCCCGGCTGTCGCCCACGATCCAGAGGCCGCCAATAGAGCGGATGGTTTCGCGGAAGCACTGGCTAGGGTCGTCAGCGTTATAATTGGCGTCGCTCGTAGTCGAGACCATTTTCCAATCGCCGACCATGCGGTGCAGAAAGGCGTGCTCATCCTGCGGCTTGGACCATTCCATTACCCGTCCTCCGTTAATGGCAGCAGCTCGTTGCTTTCGGTGCATCCTCATACTGATCGTGACGGCGCACCCAGTTCATGGTGCCTTCCTCGTTGCGACCTTTCGGTACGAGGTCGAGCATCATCAGCGTGGTCAGAGTTTGCTCCGCGCCGCGGGCATAGGTGGAGTAGGTATGGTAGATTCTGCCGTCCTCGCCCTTGGCGAAAAAGCTGGTGCCGTGCAGATCCTTCAGGTCGCCCATCGCAGGCATTTCAGTGTAGTTGTAGGTGATTGTGCCCGCGGCAACATCCTCATCGCGGAAGGATGCCTGATAGTCGTAGTTGAAATTGCTGCCTTCCGAAGAAACCCACGGAAACTTCCAGCCCATGCGGGATTTGTAGGCCTCGATCTTTTCCAACGGCGCGCGGGAGACCGCGACGAAAGCGGCATCGGCTGCCTTCAGGTGAACGATTGCGCCATCCAGATGATCCGCGAAGAATGAACAGCCAACGCAGCCCTCCTCCCAATCCGGCGCCAGCATGAAGTGATAGACGATCAGCTGGCTGCAATCTCCAAAGAGTTCGCTGAGAGATTTAGGACCGGAGGGACCATCGAAAATGTAATCCTCTGTCACCAGTTCCCAAGGCAGCGCCCGGCGCGCCTCGTTCAACCGGTCCCGCGCGCGGGTGAGTTCCTTTTCTCGTGTCAGAAGCTCTCGGCGGGCCTCCCACCATTCTTCACGGGATACGACGGTATTCTGCATGAAGTCCTCCTCCTGTCGCCCGCCCTCCCGGCGTAGCGACGATCATGGTACGATGTTCAGCAAATCCAGTCCCAAGCGAATGCGCTTGACTATTTACGTTGATATCAACATATATTGCTTATGTCAAACGCAGCCGTGATTCCTTTTTCGACGACCCTCCTTGTGCGCGATACATGCCTTTGCCTGCATGCCCAGCGCGCGGCGCGGGCGCTCGCCCGGCGGTTTGACAATGCGCTGAAGCCCGTCGGCCTGACGAATGGGCAATTTTCCCTGCTGATGTCGCTCAACCGCCCCGAGCCGCCACCCATGGGGCCGGTTGCGAACCTGCTCGCCATGGACCGCACCACACTGACGGCGGCGTTGAAGCCATTGGAAAAGCGTGGGCTTCTGGTGGTTGAACCGGACCCGAAGGACAAGCGCGGCAAACGCCTGCGGCTGACGGCGGAAGGGCTGACGATATTGGCTGCCGCGATGCCGATATGGACGGGGACGCATGCGGAGGTGGAAGCGCAGATTGGCAGCGGCGATGCGGAGCGGTTGCGGCGAGATTTGGTGGATTTGGGGTGAGTCTTTCCCTCTCACCCTCATTCCTGTGCTTGTCACAGGAATCCAGCCAGCCCAAGTCTTTGGGCTGAAAAGACTCTACCATCGTGCGGACGCACGATGACTGGATTCCTGTCACAAGGACAGGAATGAGGGCGGGTGGGGGTCATACTTTCACAAACCCCGCAATTCGCGGATCCTCCGCAAAATCCTCAATCGAAAATCCGATCCGCTGAAGCGGCACTTCGCACAGCGCTTGCACACCCACCTTTGATAAGCGAATGCGCCAACTCGCCCGCGCCACGGGCCGCTTCGCCTTGAAGCCGACCGGCGTCAGCAGCGCGATATTCATCCCGCCGTTCGGATCACGCACGGAGCGGTAAAGGATCGCATCGACACCAGCCTCCCGCGCTGTCTCGGCAAGCGACTGGCAGGGCTCGTAATCCGTCAGATGCGTCCAGCGGTTCTCATCTCGAACGAGATCGGGCCGCGTCAGGTCTATGGCGTGTTGCGTTTCGATGTCTGCGGCGAAGGCGGTGTATTCCGCCGGGTTGGCGGGCAGCGGCGTGTTTTTCGATTCCGCGTAAAACAGCAGGCGATAGAAGGCCATCTCGGCCAGCGCGGTTTCGACCCTCTCAGCCGCGTAATAGACGCCCTTGGTCAACCCGGCACGGCGGAAGCGGGAGCCGTGGGGATAGGCGGAGCCATAGCGAAACGGGGTTGCAAGAAGATAATCCAGCCCCACGCATTCAGGCGGAAAGCGTCGTTTGCTGCCTTCCAGAATATCTTCGAGCAGGGATTGTTCATCCACCGTGTCTACCAGCTTCATAGTCGAGACACGGTGCTGCGCCTCGACAAGACGCCACCACTGACCGGAAGTCGGGACGAGTTCAGATCGGAGCGCGTCTGGCGTCCAGATATGTGAGGACATCAAGCAATCCGGTAATGGAGGTCAGTTTTTCGGCGGGAACGGCCATCAGCGCTTCATTTTCATTGCGCAGCCATGCGCGCGCCACGGCCTCGTCTCCGCCCACGATAGCGTCAAGCGAGCGGAAAACGCGAATGAAGAGGACGGCGAGTTCGAAGGATTTGCTGCCCGGTTCCAGAATGAAATCCAGCCGCTTCATGCGCGATACGGTGGGTGCGGAAAGGCCTAGAATATCCGCCATACGTGCGGCGTTCAGGCCGAGGCGCTCTGCGGCGGCCATTGCAGCCTTGGTTACCACCCTGCCCTGCGCATGCGGGTCATCAACCGGTTTGATCTGGATATTCATCGTCATATCCTTTCCATGGAAAGAATATAGCATATTTCTTTCTTAAAACAAGAACGACCGGCTGAGGGCAACCGGTCGTTCTCGTGACGATAATCACGGGGACGAGATTACGTCAAAACCCAATTACTCAACGGAAACCGGGACTTCCGTGGAGGTGCGCAACGCGTGGGAGTAAGGGCAAACGATATGCGCCTTCTTCACCAGATCTTCTGCTGTGGCCTTTTCCAAGCCGGGGATGTTGACCTTCAGCGACACATCGATGCCGAAGCCGCCGCCATCTTCGCGCGGGCCAACGCCAACGCTTGCTGTCACAGTCGTATCATCAGGCAGCTTTACCTTTTCCTTGCCGGCAACGACGCGCAGGGCGCCGAGGAAGCAGGCGGAGTAGCCGGTTGCGAAAAGCTGTTCAGGGTTGGTGCCATGCGCGCCATTGCCGCCGAGTTCTTTCGGAACGGTCAGCGTTACGTCCAGTACGCCGTCTTCGGTCTTGGAATTGCCTTCGCGTCCGCCACCCGTTGCAGTTGCCTTGGTTGTGTAGAGAATTGGCATGTCAGTTACTCCCTTCGTTTGCGTTGACTATCATATATAGCACAATTTGATTGTGCGCAATATAATTTTGCACATTGAGATGTTTTTCGTTTTCCGCTATTAATTCCAGAAGATTGCATCGCCTGTGCATGGCGCAGGAACCGAGTGACGGGATAAAATGTTCCCTCTCCAACTGCATTTTGGAGCCCACGAAGATGGACGCCCCCACGATGGACGACAACACGATGGAAGGCCTTTTAAGGCTGGACCTGCAAATATGTTTCGCGCTCTACGGCGCATCCCACGCGTTCAACCGCGCATATAAGCCCCTCCTCGAACCGCTGGGCCTCACCTACCCGCAATATCTCGTCATGATGGCGCTGTGGGAAAAGGACACCGCCACAGTCAAGACGCTTGGCGAAATGCTGGGACTGGATTCCGGCACCCTCTCCCCCCTCCTCAAACGACTGGAACAGGCAGGGCTCATAACCCGCAAACGCGGTACCGTGGACGAGCGGCAGGTGATGATTACACTGACGTCCGATGGGGCTGAGTTGAAGAAGAGGGCTGTGAATGTGATGCGCTCGATTGGGGAAGCGACGGGATGCAGCCTTGAGGAACTGGGGCAGATGCGGGATCGACTGAATACGCTTAGGGATAATTTGGTGAAGGTGTAAGGATTGCGACTTTGATCGCCATTGGTCGAAGCGCTTATCCTCTCCAAATTTGCTCGCAAGACTCAAAATGTCTTGGCTAATTCTGAACCTCTCAGCCTTGTCCAAACCGACCGGATGTAATACTTATTGGTACAGCCGGTTATTTGGCTAAGGGAGGCACAAATGGCCCGGAACACCTCTATAACGCTCGGAGATCACTTCGCCAGCTTTATCAGGGACCAGGTGCAGACAGGTCGCTACGGCTCTACGAGTGACGTTGTCCGAGCAGGACTGCGGCTGCTGGAAGAGCATGAGGCCAAGGTGAAGTCCCTTCAAGACGCCCTGATCGCCGGGGAGCAGTCAGGGGAGCCACGAGCTTTCGACTTTGAGGCATTCAAGACTCGCAAGCGCGCAGAGTATGAGGGCCGATGAAGGCCCTTGCTCTCTCGCCTGCGGCAGAAGCGGACCTTGACCACATTTGGGAACACAGCGCCACGAATTGGGGGCTGGATCAGGCCGACCGCTATACCGATGAAATCCGGGATGCCTGCCTTGATCTGGCCGCTGGCGTCAGGCATGGCCGCCCGGTCGATGTACGCTCCGGCTATCTGAAATATAACACCGGCGCGCATATGATCTACTTCCGCGATCAAGGTGACAGGCTGGATATCGTTCGCATTTTGCATCAAAGACAGGACGTAATCTTTAACCTGCCCAAGTAGCTCGCGTAAAAATCAAGAATTGTGCGACACCGACTCACAAAGTCAGCGAATGATTATGACTCAAATAGGCTATTCGCAGATTTCACCATGCCGGGAATTAAAAAGAGATCGACTAGATACCAGCTCATTGCAGCGAAAAAGAAGACATCATCAATGAATGTTCCACGCAGCAAAAACGGTGATAATAACGCTCCGATGCCTAAGCAGAGTTGAATTTTTGCGGAACGATAAAATCCGAGATAAAACCGGTGAAACCCAAATATTCCGCCTCCGCCCAGTAAAAGCAAGAGATACGCGACCCAGGTTATTTTACGATCAGGAAGCTTCGTCCGGTAACGCTCGTCGCCAGTATCGGAGGCCGCGCCGCGTGGAATTTTGGGGATGTTGACCAATGATAAGCTCTCCAGGCATGTTTTAGCCGGAAGAATATCGCGTCAAAAAGAAAAATATCAACTAAA
This window contains:
- the tam gene encoding trans-aconitate 2-methyltransferase, yielding MAWSANQYLKFEDERTRPARDLLAQVPLERITAGYDLGCGPANSTELLADRFGVNVITGVDADADMLEKARLRLPNTEFIKADLSSWKPAAKADLLYANAVFQWLPNHLDVLVQLMDHLKPGGVLAVQMPDNLDESSHRSMRETAEAGPWKQRFAEAGPQRKKLPSPEEYIDRLTPKSSRVDVWHSIYNHPMQNAQAIVEWVKGTGLRPFLDIAGSEHREAFLADYLQRIEAAYPPLADGRRLLRFPRLFVVAVKK
- a CDS encoding VOC family protein, with amino-acid sequence MKHPNFTVLFVENPRISADFYGKLLGAEPVELSDTFAMFILQSGMKLGLWSRHTAEPAVSATGSGTEMVFQVDGDADVDTCHEEWSAKGLPILQKPTLMDFGYTFTATDPDGHRLRVYAFHE
- a CDS encoding helix-turn-helix transcriptional regulator, whose protein sequence is MSRSQRLLDLLQLLRNHRSPVSGVYLAEKTGVSLRTLYRDIATLQAQGANIEGEAGVGYVLRPGYLLPPLMFSEAEIEALVLGSRWVAGRADGPMAASARAALSKIAAVLPEELAEELENSTLLIGPGKVVELPHIDLATIRAAIRSQSRTEIDYCDENGRSSSRTIWPFALAFFDQVRVVLAWCELRQDYRSFRADRINTFTPLGARYPKRRQVLLKGWREMMTARSKDTDTN
- a CDS encoding pilus assembly protein TadG-related protein; translated protein: MRNIWQDKAGNFGVLTALLIVPLFGAAGVALDISQAMAVKEDLQQAADAAALAAVAKMSPQVEAARKMAGDGTIELPEGEAFNFFSSDKVGRDDFDVDNATVSVVKKGNAVLSSVQFKATVKTTLTALLGKEFVTVSGQATAKYETEMYSDFYLLLDNTPSMGVGATPSDVKTLVDNTKDKCAFACHVVKDGVADKNSYYYLAKNLGVTTRINVVAQATAALMDTATSLRKTSNQYRMAVYTFGEKAEDAKVLEVVPLTTDLATAKKKAATIDLMSIPYQGYNNDQQTDIDGALTQVGAKMGTAGDGTSTATPDKVVFFVSDGVGDSYKPSTCTKKSTGGRCQEPIDTKFCTALKQKGYRIAVLYTTYLPLPTNAWYNTWISPFQSQISTRMQECATPGLFFEVSPTQGITDAMAALFKRVITAPRLTS
- a CDS encoding aldo/keto reductase; this translates as MQTVNAYGANIPALGFGTFRMPEDDVHRILPQALKLGFRHVDTAQVYKNEAAVGDAIASSGVARGDIFLTTKVWVDQYKHGDFIRSVDESLKKLKTDYVDLLLLHWPKSDVPLAERIGALNEVRNAGKVRNIGISNFNVALMDESVKLSDAPIANNQIEYHPYLDQTKVIEAARKHGISITAYYLMADGKVPHDEVLKDIGSKHGKTAAQIALRWAVQQPDIIALSKTATESRLSENFDIFHFELSEEEMKAVFALAKKDGRIVNPGHLAPEWDD
- a CDS encoding VOC family protein codes for the protein MSETHGKYIWAELMTPDKDDAGRFYAHVVGWELKDFGSPEMGYKIFEANGVGVGGMMELTEEHKAEGIPPNWTRYVAVDDVDGSARLFEEKGGKIMRLPFDIPDVGRMAVVTDPSGAVLCIMTPRPMDGSGSFPKEPQNMNGHVGWNELFTDDVDRAMAFYGDVFGWVKNRDFDMGEMGPYRIFGYAGHDGKDIGGIMKRLPQVPVCHWGYYFNVDGLEDAITRVSTGGGKVINGPMPVPGDSWIANCQDPHGAYFSLVSMRK
- a CDS encoding DUF1579 domain-containing protein, whose amino-acid sequence is MEWSKPQDEHAFLHRMVGDWKMVSTTSDANYNADDPSQCFRETIRSIGGLWIVGDSRGRMPDESPMTAVMTLGFDPKKNQFVGSWVGSMMSNLWIYKGWMEPDGKTLVLEAEGPSFDGSGEMALYHDVITLHDDNHRTFASSARQPDGSFKEFMSSEFHRVN
- a CDS encoding DUF899 domain-containing protein encodes the protein MQNTVVSREEWWEARRELLTREKELTRARDRLNEARRALPWELVTEDYIFDGPSGPKSLSELFGDCSQLIVYHFMLAPDWEEGCVGCSFFADHLDGAIVHLKAADAAFVAVSRAPLEKIEAYKSRMGWKFPWVSSEGSNFNYDYQASFRDEDVAAGTITYNYTEMPAMGDLKDLHGTSFFAKGEDGRIYHTYSTYARGAEQTLTTLMMLDLVPKGRNEEGTMNWVRRHDQYEDAPKATSCCH
- a CDS encoding MarR family winged helix-turn-helix transcriptional regulator, with amino-acid sequence MSNAAVIPFSTTLLVRDTCLCLHAQRAARALARRFDNALKPVGLTNGQFSLLMSLNRPEPPPMGPVANLLAMDRTTLTAALKPLEKRGLLVVEPDPKDKRGKRLRLTAEGLTILAAAMPIWTGTHAEVEAQIGSGDAERLRRDLVDLG
- a CDS encoding RES family NAD+ phosphorylase, yielding MSSHIWTPDALRSELVPTSGQWWRLVEAQHRVSTMKLVDTVDEQSLLEDILEGSKRRFPPECVGLDYLLATPFRYGSAYPHGSRFRRAGLTKGVYYAAERVETALAEMAFYRLLFYAESKNTPLPANPAEYTAFAADIETQHAIDLTRPDLVRDENRWTHLTDYEPCQSLAETAREAGVDAILYRSVRDPNGGMNIALLTPVGFKAKRPVARASWRIRLSKVGVQALCEVPLQRIGFSIEDFAEDPRIAGFVKV
- a CDS encoding MbcA/ParS/Xre antitoxin family protein, which encodes MNIQIKPVDDPHAQGRVVTKAAMAAAERLGLNAARMADILGLSAPTVSRMKRLDFILEPGSKSFELAVLFIRVFRSLDAIVGGDEAVARAWLRNENEALMAVPAEKLTSITGLLDVLTYLDARRAPI
- a CDS encoding organic hydroperoxide resistance protein yields the protein MPILYTTKATATGGGREGNSKTEDGVLDVTLTVPKELGGNGAHGTNPEQLFATGYSACFLGALRVVAGKEKVKLPDDTTVTASVGVGPREDGGGFGIDVSLKVNIPGLEKATAEDLVKKAHIVCPYSHALRTSTEVPVSVE
- a CDS encoding MarR family winged helix-turn-helix transcriptional regulator, whose translation is MDAPTMDDNTMEGLLRLDLQICFALYGASHAFNRAYKPLLEPLGLTYPQYLVMMALWEKDTATVKTLGEMLGLDSGTLSPLLKRLEQAGLITRKRGTVDERQVMITLTSDGAELKKRAVNVMRSIGEATGCSLEELGQMRDRLNTLRDNLVKV
- a CDS encoding type II toxin-antitoxin system ParD family antitoxin; protein product: MARNTSITLGDHFASFIRDQVQTGRYGSTSDVVRAGLRLLEEHEAKVKSLQDALIAGEQSGEPRAFDFEAFKTRKRAEYEGR
- a CDS encoding type II toxin-antitoxin system RelE/ParE family toxin, with product MKALALSPAAEADLDHIWEHSATNWGLDQADRYTDEIRDACLDLAAGVRHGRPVDVRSGYLKYNTGAHMIYFRDQGDRLDIVRILHQRQDVIFNLPK
- a CDS encoding NINE protein, which encodes MVNIPKIPRGAASDTGDERYRTKLPDRKITWVAYLLLLLGGGGIFGFHRFYLGFYRSAKIQLCLGIGALLSPFLLRGTFIDDVFFFAAMSWYLVDLFLIPGMVKSANSLFES